In Excalfactoria chinensis isolate bCotChi1 chromosome 27, bCotChi1.hap2, whole genome shotgun sequence, the DNA window GGTTTGGTGATGAACTCTGAGCAGCCAACACTCACCTGGATCTTCATGTGCCTGAACCTGCAGACCTTCCTGAAGCAGCGGCCCTCCTTCCACAGCGTGCAGATGGTTTCATTGCCCAAAGCAGCTTCACAGTGCCGGAAGCGACAGTTGTCTCCCTGGAACCCAATggaaacacagagaggaaaatgcaataGTACAACCTGAGAACTGGCCGTGCTTTGAGCTCATTTGTAGCCAGTTGCCCTATTGCGCAATGCAATGAGTTATTCAGTTTGCCCAAGATCAGTAATGCTTCTACCTATTGCACCCCGTCCTCTGAAGAcctaaaagaaatgaaggaaagaacCCAAGCAGACCTTGTTACAAGTGGAATAGAAGTAGAAATAGCAATCCTCTCCTTTCTTCGACATGCTGGACGAGCTCccagaagcagttctgctctcggggatctctgtgcagctcttcctctgctctctcaaAGAGCTGGCTCGTGCTTCCTTGCACTGAGCGTCTTCTACTGCCTTGATCAGTGAAATCTTctgttgaaaaggaaccctgagcaaaacagcaacaagcagaaaagaatgaggaatgcCCACCCATCTTCCCAGTTTTCTCCTGTTCGTTCCATCAGTCTCTCAGGAGCAGTTGTTTCCAAACATTGCCCTCCTCAACGCTGGTCAAACTAGAGGAACATCAGCCTGACTCAGCACGGAGCCCCTGGGGGTGCACGGCTGCAAGGCCTCCAATGGAGCCCCTCCAACTGGATGGCAaagtttccttccctcctccaatcCCGATAGAAATGCTGCCTTGTTACCTTTAGTACCTTCCCATCAGATTCCTCTCTGGCACATTCCTATGCTCCTAACaacctcagtgctgcccagcacagacgCCGGGCACCAATACGGCTCTGGACTCTGCACCGTGGAACACccacccagctcagcacttctgttctgctcacaaTGGGAAGGGTTCTGGAATCGGGAGCATCAAGTGCACTAGAAATACCTCACGTCCCTCCGTTCCTTACGAGCCCTTCCCTTTGGAAACAAGAGAACCCCAGACACATCTGTTAGCACAGCAGCCCAAATGCTAACCAGAAACCAAGCACGGAGCCCTGAGAGCTACAGCCCTTGGCACCTAGCAGTGCCATGAAGGGTTGGAAAGGCAGCGCCCCATTGTGCTGAGAGCCAAGATCCGGTTCAGACAACAGAAGCATTTGTCCACATTTCTGACATGAAGGCTGTCGCCTCCCGATCCGGCCACAAGTCAAGGCTGCCGAGTGCAATACCGTGCCTCCGCACACGGGGAACAGacgggactcacacacagtgtgtaACGCCGAAAGAACCAGTTTAATGCCGTGCCACAAACCCTACATACTGGTACATGTGACAGCCCCTATCAGATACCcgtgacctccctgactccagCCCTGATGAATGCAGGCACCACCTATCCAATACCAAACAGGGGggaagcacagctcagctcaaAGCGAGATGATATTTACTGCCATGTCTTCATGCCAAAGCGGTGCAGATAGCACAGGGAATGctgaggggaggaggagagcaacAGTGTGTGATGGAGCCATGAGCAAAGAGTgaggggtgggaggaggagggatgagTGGAGGGTGGTGGGTAACCAGAAGGAGTCCACATGTGCCCCAGAGGATCCAAACCGGGACACAGACCCCTCACTTACCCCATCCCGAAGCAGGTCCATGAGCACATTGCAAacaggctgagcacagagcagtgcactGGTGTGGGTCTTTATTTCATTGCAAGAGGTGcaggcagagtgctgctgtcagcataGGAAGCAGAAGGATATGAGAGAGGTTGTGAGGATGTGGCTGTGACCATCATCGATCCCAAAAGCTCGTATGGCCAGTTGTCCCCTTccaggctgaagcacagcactcagatggTTTGGTTGATCCCTGTGCGGAAGAGATGTTCTCCCATAGGGCCGTGTTCACATCCCAGCCCTCAGCTCCCTGAAGAGTCCCCAGCGTTGGGGACGCCAACGCTGCCCTGGCACCGGGCAGAGGTGATTTACAGTGCTGCCCTCATCACTCACGGTGCGCCATGTTGTAGCCATTCTCATTcttccctgcagacagagagatgcATCAGCACAGGTTCACATCACAGCCAGGCTAGGGGCTCCTGAGGGAGCCTCAAATCCCCCAACAGCCCCCACTGTCATCCTACAGCCCTCCACTTTTACCTGCATGGTGTCTGTAGATAAAGAGTCCAACACCAGCCACGATGGTGATGACCACAATGGCAACGACCACCTCCACCACGATGGGCACCACGTTAGACTGTGACTGctctgggggaaggcagggccgtcagcaggggaaggggcagcccgcagccccccagccccacatcccctcacTCACCCCACGAGTAGAGGCcgggctggggcaggctggcGTGCTCCACGCGGCACTGGTACTTGTCCCCGTCCCCCGGCAGCGCCTCGATGGTGACCCAGGTGTGGTAGGTGCCGTCGCTGTTGGGCACGATGCCCCCCGAGTGGGTGTCCTGGCCCAGCACCGCGCCGTCCTTCACCCAGCTGACGGCGATGGGCTGCGGGTAGAAGCCGTGAGCGCGGCAGGACAAGGTCAGGATCCCGTcggcctccttcccccacactcGCACCTCGGGTTGCTCTGAAGGTGGGTGGCAGTGAGGGCCGGGCTGAGCTCCCCACGCTGAGCCCCCACCCCACCTTCAGACTCACATCGCAGCCCCCCCCTCACctgtcctccccagctctgccttcccgtGCTCCAGGTATCTCCGCAGACACTGCACACAGGTTTCCTCCAGGTAatgtttcttcctctcagcataATCATCTTCCTCCCACTTCCTCTTGGTAGGAACTGCCTCTGGAACCGCCACAGTGAACGTCATCGTGTCTTTGTTGAAGGCAATGAAGTCTCTCCCATCATAGGCATACTGATCATACCCCCGGGTGGTGCCGTTCTCGAGGATGTCACAGCCATACATGCGCTGCCATGTGTGAGACCCTGAAACACAGCCGGGCAGGGGTTCAGGGGCTCCTCCA includes these proteins:
- the LOC140263005 gene encoding class I histocompatibility antigen, F10 alpha chain-like, whose protein sequence is MLGLLLCAVCGAAGELHSLRYFDTAMADPGPGLPWFVIVGYVDGEIFVHYDSTTQRFVPRTEWMAANVDQQFWDGQTKIAQNNEQNNRARLVTVAPPEPLPGCVSGSHTWQRMYGCDILENGTTRGYDQYAYDGRDFIAFNKDTMTFTVAVPEAVPTKRKWEEDDYAERKKHYLEETCVQCLRRYLEHGKAELGRTEQPEVRVWGKEADGILTLSCRAHGFYPQPIAVSWVKDGAVLGQDTHSGGIVPNSDGTYHTWVTIEALPGDGDKYQCRVEHASLPQPGLYSWEQSQSNVVPIVVEVVVAIVVITIVAGVGLFIYRHHAGKNENGYNMAHRE